The Uruburuella testudinis genome window below encodes:
- a CDS encoding lysophospholipid acyltransferase family protein, whose amino-acid sequence MQTFVTLLFKCLAALPLPLLHVIGNLWGAAACRLLPKDRKRARVHMLQAGLAAADADIKAVFQETAKGALELPIAFFRRPEAIEALFQAIHGWEHVQTALDKGEGLLFITPHIGSYDLAGRYISQQLPFPLTAMYKPPKLKMFDAIMQAGRVRGKGKTAPTNIQGVKQVMKALRAGEATIVLPDHVPSPEEGGDGVWVDFFGKPAYTMTLAAKLAQVKGVKALFFCGERLPGGQGFVLHIEPLQGELNGDKAHDARLINQNVEYWIRRFPTQYLFMYNRYKHPAGAPQRPSETG is encoded by the coding sequence ATGCAAACCTTCGTTACCCTGCTGTTTAAATGTTTGGCCGCCCTGCCGTTGCCGCTGCTGCACGTTATCGGCAATCTTTGGGGCGCTGCTGCCTGCCGTCTGTTGCCCAAAGACCGCAAGCGCGCGCGCGTGCATATGCTTCAGGCCGGGTTGGCGGCTGCCGATGCTGATATTAAGGCTGTTTTTCAGGAAACGGCCAAAGGCGCGCTGGAATTGCCGATAGCGTTTTTCAGACGACCTGAAGCCATTGAAGCCCTGTTTCAGGCAATACACGGCTGGGAACATGTTCAGACGGCCTTGGATAAGGGCGAAGGTTTGCTGTTTATCACGCCGCACATCGGCAGTTATGATTTGGCCGGGCGCTATATCAGCCAGCAGTTGCCGTTTCCGCTCACCGCCATGTATAAACCGCCGAAGCTGAAAATGTTTGATGCCATCATGCAGGCGGGGCGGGTGCGCGGCAAAGGGAAAACCGCGCCGACCAATATTCAGGGTGTGAAGCAGGTGATGAAGGCGCTGCGGGCGGGGGAGGCCACCATCGTGCTGCCTGACCATGTGCCCTCGCCCGAAGAAGGCGGTGACGGCGTATGGGTGGATTTTTTCGGCAAACCGGCCTATACAATGACGCTGGCGGCCAAGCTGGCGCAGGTAAAAGGGGTGAAGGCGCTGTTTTTCTGCGGCGAACGCTTGCCCGGCGGTCAAGGGTTTGTGCTGCATATCGAACCGCTGCAAGGTGAGTTGAACGGCGATAAAGCGCATGATGCGCGGCTGATCAACCAAAATGTCGAATATTGGATACGGCGTTTTCCTACACAGTATTTGTTTATGTATAACCGCTACAAACATCCTGCCGGCGCACCGCAGAGGCCGTCTGAAACGGGCTAA